A genome region from Festucalex cinctus isolate MCC-2025b chromosome 17, RoL_Fcin_1.0, whole genome shotgun sequence includes the following:
- the ube2ib gene encoding SUMO-conjugating enzyme UBC9-A: MSGIALSRLAQERKAWRKDHPFGFVAVPTKNPDGTMNLMNWECAIPGKKGTPWEGGLFKLRMLFKDDYPSSPPKCKFEPPLFHPNVYPSGTVCLSILEEDKDWRPAITIKQILLGIQELLNEPNIQDPAQAEAYTIYCQNRVDYEKRVRSQAKKFSPS, translated from the exons ATGTCTGGCATTGCATTGAGCCGGCTTGCCCAGGAGCGCAAAGCATGGCGGAAAGATCATCCTTTT GGATTTGTTGCCGTACCAACAAAAAACCCGGATGGAACCATGAACCTCATGAACTGGGAGTGTGCCATCCCTGGCAAAAAGGGG ACTCCGTGGGAAGGAGGCCTTTTCAAACTGCGCATGTTGTTCAAGGATGACTATCCTTCATCGCCTCCAAAAT GTAAATTTGAGCCTCCCCTCTTTCATCCAAACGTGTATCCATCAGGAACAGTATGCCTTTCTATCCTAGAGGAGGACAAGGACTGGAGACCAGCCATTACAATAAAGCAG ATCCTATTAGGTATTCAGGAACTCCTAAACGAGCCTAATATCCAGGATCCAGCCCAAGCAGAGGCTTACACAATCTACTG CCAAAACAGAGTAGATTATGAAAAAAGAGTTCGATCACAAGCCAAAAAGTTCTCCCCGTCGTAA
- the LOC144005053 gene encoding interleukin-21 receptor: MEQLKLMLLLLHSGLCGTDMKESLQCHNDFMLTISCSLLNLTSAHDSPQLLTFAKKYTKKTYTCQLSNSGRGRRSCSVMTNTSTSTESCDFVDFDVYGISLCESAQKCQLLESEYMPKEHIKPNAPCCLAVSHNSSQHHFTWKNTYEKCTGTTLTEHLKYQLRFYGRRDKDIEQFHETYRTNYSVDDRDFETNTEYGTEVRSKPSGTNFKGQWSDWSQEVRWRTTLNNDSTVDGFLSKHGKTVFLASGVAATLVLMLCGALLKRWRRGAFVPTPAPYFQSLYGECHGDFKSWVDAQANMIITLKPEDTLQVDSHEEETAKQDRETAYENITSDSARLQPDDGKAARGTSSVPLIQGEPPLSCNEYCTLSILQQQTTHVAGKVTSVDVEHAGRSECDYCNVSVKSE; encoded by the exons ATATGAAGGAGAGTCTTCAGTGCCACAATGATTTCATGCTCACCATCAGTTGCTCCCTCCTGAACCTCACATCAGCCCACGACAGCCCACAGCTGctgacttttgcaaaaaaatatacaaa GAAGACGTACACGTGCCAGCTGTCAAACTCCGGCCGAGGCCGCCGCTCCTGTTCCGTCATGACAAACACGAGCACGTCGACAGAGTCGTGTGATTTTGTGGATTTCGACGTGTATGGGATCTCGCTGTGCGAGAGTGCTCAGAAGTGCCAGTTGCTAGAGAGCGAATACATGCCAAAGGAACATA TTAAACCGAACGCACCGTGCTGCCTCGCAGTCAGCCACAACTCTAGTCAACATCACTTTACGTGGAAAAACACCTACGAGAAATGTACAGGCACCACACTGACAGAACACCTCAAATATCAGCTCCGTTTCTACGGTCGACGGGACAAAGACATT GAACAATTCCACGAGACATACCGTACAAACTATTCTGTGGATGACCGCGACTTTGAGACAAACACGGAATACGGGACCGAGGTGAGGTCCAAGCCAAGTGGGACTAACTTTAAGGGCCAATGGAGTGATTGGTCGCAAGAGGTCCGATGGAGGACTACCTTGAACAATG ATTCCACAGTTGATGGCTTCCTTTCCAAACACGGCAAAACGGTCTTCCTGGCTTCGGGTGTGGCGGCGACACTCGTCCTGATGTTGTGCGGCGCTTTGCTAAAAAG GTGGAGGCGAGGTGCCTTTGTTCCCACTCCAGCGCCATATTTTCAGAGCTTATATGGCGAATGTCATGGGGATTTTAAG AGCTGGGTGGACGCGCAAGCAAACATGATCATCACGCTGAAGCCAGAAGACACGCTCCAAGTGGACAGCCACGAGGAAGAGACGGCAAAACAGGATCGTGAGACGGCGTATGAAAACATCACAAGCGATTCAGCACGTTTACAGCCTGATGACGGTAAAGCGGCGCGGGGGACAAGCAGCGTTCCTCTCATTCAGGGAGAACCGCCCCTGTCCTGCAATGAATACTGCACACTGAGCATCTTGCAGCAGCAGACCACGCACGTCGCAGGGAAAGTTACAAGTGTTGACGTGGAGCACGCTGGGAGGTCAGAGTGCGATTACTGTAATGTCTCTGTTAAGTCAGAATGA